GCCGGGGGCACCTCTCAGGCCGGTGGGTGGCGTCGGTTCGAGCTGGTGGGGGTGTCAGTCCGCCGAGCCGCGCTTCGGCCAGCTGTCGCAGTTCTCCCACAGGCCGTCCCAGCCCGAGTTGCCGCCGCCGTCCTCGACGGTGAAGGTGCCGCTGCCCTTCGGGAAGGGGCAGTTGTAGACGCCGGTGACGCCGACGCCGGTGGCCTTGACGCCGCTGAACCTGGCCGACCCCGGGGTCTCGGCCTGGACGGCCACGGTGCCAGCCTTCTCGATCGTGGCGCCGTCCACGGTCACGTTCTTCACGGGGTGCCCGGCGCCGCCGCCCGAGACGAGCTCGAAGACGCTGTAGGGACTGTCGGCGGCCGTGGTGTCGGTGATGCTGACCTGCGCCTCGATGGCGGAGTCGTAGGAGTCGACGCGCAGCGCGCCCATCGGATGCTGCCAGTTGGGGTTCATCGCGCCGGTGCGCACCAGGGCGTTCCCGTCGGCCTTGACCGTCCCGGCGAGCGGGAAGAACGGCTCGGCGAACTTCTGGTTGGACAGCGCGATGCCGCTGCCGAGCGCGTTGGTGTCCAGCACCAGGTTGTCGCTGACCGTGATGTCCCGGCCGCCGTAGATGGCGATGCCGTTGGCCAGGTTGGGCTGGGTGACGGTGTTGTTCTTGAAGGTGCTGGAGGAGTTGGTGGTGTTCAGCGACCACATGGCCAGGGCGTCGTCCCCGGTGTTGCGCAGGAAGTTGTCGCTGACGGTGATGTTCTTGGCGCCTCCGTTGAGGTTGAGGCCGTCGGCCGTCATGTCCAGGAAGCGATTGCCGCTGACGGTGAGGTTGTCGTTGTCGCCCATCAGCCACAGGCCGACCTTGAGGTGCTGAAGCCACATCCCGGAGACCGACGAGTCGGGGCCGAGGGCGCCGTTGACGAAGTTGTCGGGGTTGCTGTCGACGCGCTCGGTGACCTCGCCGAGGACCGCGAAGTCCTTCAGGTGGACCTTGCCGGAGGAGGACTGCTGGTCGATGAAGCGGGAGCTGTGCACCTCCGAGTACCAGCTTCCGGCGCCCCGGAGCGTCACGTTCTGCACGCCGCTCAGCTCCGAGGTCAGCTTGAAGTCGCCCTCGGGGATCCAGACGGTGCCGCCCTCGGCATCCGCGACGGCCTGGCGGAACGCCTGGGTGGAGTCGCCCTCGCCGCTGGGGTCGGCGCCCTTGTCGACGACGGAGACGGAGCCCTCGGGCCGCTGGGCCGGGCCGCTGATCTGCTCGAAGTCGGCGACGTCGAGCGTGGTCTCGCCGTCGGCCTCCAGCCGCACCTTGTCGCCCTGCTTGAGGTCCTTGCCGAGCGCGACGCGGGCGTTGTCGAGCAGGTGGTGCGTCTTGGACCCGGTGATCCAGGGGGTGTCGACATAGCTGTACTTGGAGGTGAGGGCGAGCTTCTTGTCGGTCTTCTCGCCGTTGACGTACACCGCGAGGGAGCCGCTGCGGCCGTCGGGCACGCTGTAGGCGACGTTCACGGCGTTGGCCGCCGAGGGCAGGGTGAACTCCACCCCCTGGCCCGCGCCCAGCTTGACCGCCTGCCTGCCGGAGGACTCGGAGGCCACGGTGCCCTGGGTGTGGTCGGGCCCGATCTTCTGGCCTTCGCTCGCGGCGTCCTCCGCCTCCAGCGAGGTGAACGGCAGCGTGGCGCCCGCCTGGGCGACGCGCGCGTAGGCGGACTTGGCCTTTCCGGCGCCGGAGCCGGTGCCGGGCTCGGCGGCCCGCGAGAGCGGTACGACGGCGACGGCCGCCGCGCACGCGGTGGCGGCTGCCGCGGCCACCACCGCGCGCCTGCGCCGTCTGCTGCCGCGGCTTACTTCCTTGATCCTGTCGTACTGGAACATGAGCGTGGCTCTGCCTCTCTTTGTGGGGGGTGGAGCTTTTTTGTGGGGAATTGCCGCGTGGGGAATCGGCGTGCGGGAACGGCGTGCGGAACAGCTGCCGTGCTCCGTGGGGCGGTGCGGGTCACCTGGCGCGGTGAGGTGCGCGGGCCGGGGCGGCGGGGTCCGGCCACTCCCCGCAGTACGTAGCGGGCAGCTTCTCGTTCCAGCCGGAGTTGCCGCCCTCGTCGGTGAGCGTGAAGTTCGGGCCCAGGCAGCCGTAGACCGGCTCCCGGAAGCCGACGCGGGTGGCCGTCACATTCTTGAAGGAGGCGGCGCCCGGGTCGTTGAGCTGGAGGGCGAAGGTGCCGGTCTCGTCGATCCGTACGTCCCGCAGGCGCACGCCCTTGGTGGTGCCCGAGACGAAGTGGACGGCCGCGTAGGAGCTGTCCAGGATGTCGGTGTCGGTCACCTGGATGTCGGCCTTGTCGATGGGGCTGTTGCGCGCGTCGAACCAGAGCGCGCCCACCGGGAAGGGCCAGCCGTAGTCGGTGTTGCCCGCTCTGAGCAGTGTGTTGCGGGCGAGCGTGAAGGTGCCCCGCACATCGGTGCCCTGGCCCGGGGACACGCCGGGGTAGCGGTTGCCGACGTGCAGGCCGCCGCCGTTGGTGAGGTTCTCACCCGCGACGTTGTCGGTGACGGAGATGTCCTTGCCGCCGTATACCGCCACCGCGTTGGCCAGGATCGGCAGCACCACCGTGTTCCCGGTGAAGGAGTTGGCCTCGTTCGTCTTGGTGTCGGCCCACATCGCGAGGCCGTCGTCTCCGGTGTTGCGCACGAAGGTGTTCTCCACGGAGGAGCCGGTGACGCCCCAGTGGAAGTTCACGCCGTCGGCGGTCTGGTCGAGGATACGGCTGTTCTTGATCGTGAAGTTGTCCATCGGGCCGTCCATCCAGGCTCCGACCTTGGTGTGCTGCATCCACACGTTGTCCACGGTCGAGTCGCTCATCGCGCCGCCGATCGCGTTGACCTGGTCGTCGTCGACCCGGTCCGTGATCTCCCCGAGGATCGCGAAGTCCTTCAGCGTGACGCCCCTGCTGGGCCCGCCCGCCTCGTGCGGCCGTATCTCGCCCTCGTAGCCGCCGCCTTCGGCGTACTTGCCGTAGATTCCGGCGGCGCGCCTGCGGTCGGTGGGGTGACGGCCCGTCAGGACGCTGTACCAGGGGCCCGCGCCACGGAGCGTGACCTGGTCGACGACGACGTGGTCGGTCAGCTCGAAGGTGCCGCGCGGAATCCACACCTCTTTGCCCTGCGCCTTGCCAGCGTCCACGGCCTCCTGGAAGGCGGAGGTGGAGTCCTGGCCGCCGCTCGCGTCGGCGCCGAAGTCGGTCACCGACAGCGACCCGGCGGGCTGTGCGGCCGGTTCGGGCACCAGCTCGAAGTCGGCCAGATCCACCACCGCCCAGTCGGCCACCCGGGTCGAGGGCAGTGTGACCCGCACCTTGGTCCCGGCCTTCAGGGTCTTGCCGAGGAGAGCCCGGGTCTCGTCGTAGAAGTGGTGCGGGTTCTCACCCGGGGTGTTGGTGAAGGGGTAGCTCCCGTAGAACCAGCCGTACTTCGAGGTCAGCTCCAGGTCCTTCAGCCGCTGCCCGTCCGCGCTCAGTCCGGCGGGCGCGGTGAGCCCTGTGCCCTGCGCGCTGTCGGGGACGGCGTAGCGCAGGGTGAGCGCGTTGGCCTCCTTGGGCAGCGTGAACTCGACGTACTCCCCTGCCGCGTCGAGCCGTACGGCGCTGCGGCCCGACGCTTCCGAGGGCAGGGTCGTATAGGTGCGGTCGGGCCCGATGACGGAGCCGTTGGTGGCCGCCTCTTCCGCCTCCAGCTCGGTGAAGGGGACGGTGGCGCCCCGGCCGGCGACGTCGAGCGCCGACTTCGCAGCCGACGCGGCCGTCGCCCCGGCCCGCGCGGACGGCTCGGCGGGCGCCTCGGCGGACGACTGTCCGGGCGCCGCTCCCGCCACGGGCGCCGTGGCGCCGAGAGCCAGCACGCAGACGAGCGCCGCCAGGCCGCGTAACACGGTCGCGAGCGGTGGTGGACCATGGTGTGTCATGTCGATCCCTTTCCAGGTGTGGGGCCTGTGGTGCGGGATGCCGTGGTGTGCTCAGACGCGCAGCCACACCGCCGTGTCCGGGGGCAGCAGACCGTCCCCGTCCAGGGGGGCGCTGGCCAGCAGCAGTGCGTGGTGGGGCGGCGGGGCGACGGGGCGGCCGGTGAAGTTGACGGCGCAGACCACGGACTCCCCCCGGGCGAAGGCGAGTACGCCTTCGGGCGCCGGCAGCCAGCGCATGTCCTGGCCGCCGAAGCCGGACTCGCTCCGGCGCAGCCGCAGCGCCGCGCGGTAGAGGCTGAGCATCGAGCCGGGGTCGCGTTCTTGGACGTCGGCCGCGTACCGCTCCCAGCCGGCGGGCTGCGGCAGCCATGGCTCCCGCGCCGAGCCGAATCCGCAATGCGGCGCCCCCGCCGCCCAGGGCAGCGGGACCCGGCACCCGTCCCTGCCCGGGTCGGTGCCGCCGGAGCGCGCGTGCATCGGGTCCTGGATGCGGTCGAGGGGAATGTCGGCCTCGGGCAGGCCCAGTTCCTCCCCCTGGTAGAGGTAGGCGGTGCCGGGCAGCGCCAGCGACAGCAGCGCGGCGGCGCGGGCCCGGCGGGTGCCGAGGGCCAGGTCGGTGGGGGTGCCGAAGGTCTTGGCCGCGAAGTCGAAGCCGCTGTCGGCGCGGCCGTAGCGGGTGACCGTACGGGTCACGTCGTGGTTGCACAGCACCCAGGTCGCGGGGGCGCCGACGGGGGCGTGGGCCGCGAGGGTCTCGTCGATGGAGGCCCGTAGCCGGGCGGGGTCCCAGGGGCGGGCGAGAAAGTCGAGGTTGAAGGCGGTGTGCAGCTCGTCGGGGCGCAGGTACCGGGAGAAGCGCTCGTGGTCGGGCAGCCACACCTCGCCGACGAAGATGCCGCCGTACTCGTCGGCGACGGCGCGCCAGGAGCGGTAGATCTCGTGCAGCTCGTCCCGGTCGATATAGGGGTGGGGGGCGCCCTCGGTGAGGTCGGGCAGCCCCGGAGCCTTGACGGGCAGTGCCGCCGAGTCGATCCGTACGCCCGCGACACCTCGCTCGAACCAGAAGCGCAGCACCTCCTCGTGCTCCTGGCGCACGGCCGGGTGGGCCCAGTTGAGGTCGGGCTGCCCGGGGGCGAACAGGTGGAGGTACCACTCGCCGTCCGCGACCCGGGTCCAGGCGCAGCCCCCGAACTCGCTGCGCCAGTCGTTGGGCGGCAGCTCGCCGCTCCCGCCGCGCCCCTCACGGAAGTGGAAGAGGGCCCGCTCGGGGCTGCGGGGCCCGGCGGCGAGCGCGGCCCGGAACCAGCTGTGCTGGTCGGAGACGTGGTTGGGCACGATGTCGACCAGGGTGCGCAGACCCATCCCGCGCGCCTCGCTGATCACCTTCTCGGCCTCGGTGAGCGTGCCGAAGGCGGGGTCGATGACACGGTAGTCGGTGACGTCGTAACCGCCGTCGGCCATCGGCGAGAGGTACCAGGGCGTGAACCACAGGGCGTCGATGCCGAGTTCGGCAAGGTAGGGCAGCCGCTCGCGGACGCCGGTGAGATCCCCGGTGCCGTCCCCGTCGCCGTCGGCGAAGCTGCGGACGTACACCTGGTAGATGACGGCCGAGCGCCACCAGTCCGCGGCGGCCTGGCTGCCTTCCATAGTGGTTCCTTTCAGCTGTACGGACAGGACGGAACGGGACTGCGGACCAGGCGGCGGCTCAGCCCTTCGTACTGCCCGCGCTGATACCGGCGATGATGTGGCGCTGGAAGACCAGGAACATCACGAGCATGGGGATGCTGGCGATGACCATCGCCCCGATCAGCACGGTCAGCGGCACGTTCTGGGAGAGCTGGACCAGGGCGACGCTGATGGGCTGCTTGTCGGTCTGCGAGAAGACCATCAGCGGCCACAGGAAGTCCTGCCAGACGGCTACCAGCGCGAAGATGGAGACGACGCCGAGGACCGGCCGGGACATCGGCAGCACGATCGACCACAGGGTGCGCAGCCGCCCGGCGCCGTCGATCTCGGCCGCCTCGATGACATCGCGGGGTATCTGGTCGAAGAACCGCTTGAGGAGATACAGGTTGAAGGCGTTGGCCACCGCCGGCAGCCAGATGGCCAGCGGGTCGTTGAGCAAGCTGGTGTGGACGAAGGGCAGGTCGGCGACGGTCAGGTACTTGGGTACGACCAGCGCCTGGACCGGCACCATCAAGGTGGCGAGGATCCCGCCGAGGATGACCCGGCCGAAGACGGGCTTCAGCTTGGAGAGCGCGTAGGCGGCGGCGGTGCAGAAGACGATCTGGAGCACCCAGGCGCCGGATGCCTGGACGACGGTGTTCCACAGGTGGGTGGGCAGGTCCATCAGGTCCCAGGCGCCGGTGTAGCCGTCGGTGTGCCACCGGTCGGGGATCAGGGTGGGCGGGGTGCGCACGAGTTCGTCGGGCGACTTCATGGCGCCCGTTACCATCCAGTAGACGGGGAAGAGGAAGGCCAGCGCGAACAGCACCACCACGCCGGTGAACACGGCCCAGTAGGCGGCCTTGCCGCGCGGCCCGGCCAAGGTGAGCGGGGAGACGAGCGTACGCACGCGGGGCGTGGCCGTCCGGGTCATGGCGCCACCCTCCTCAGTCGTCGGTGCGGGTGAGCCGCAGGTAGAGGGCGGAGAAGGCGCTGAGCAGGAGCAGCAGCATGACGCTCAGGGCACAGGCGCCGCCGAAGTCGTTGTAGAGGAAGGCGTACTTGTAGATGAGGTAGAGCACGGTGACGGTGGAGTTCTCCGGCCCGCCGCCGGTGATGACGAAGGGCTCCGTGAAGATCTGCATCGTGGCGATGATCTGGAGCAGCATCAGCATCAGGATGATGAAGCGGGTCTGCGGGACGGTGACGTGCCGGATGCGCTGGAGCAGTCCGGCGCCGTCCAGTTCGGCCGCCTCGTACAGCTCGCCGGGGATGCCCTGGAGCGCGGCGAGGTAGACCAGCACGGTGCCGCCCATGTTGGCCCAGGTGGCAACGAGGACGAGGGAGACGAGCGCGGTGTCGGCGCCGTTGGACCAGTTCGAGGTCGGCAGGTGGGCGAAGCGCAGCGCCTCGTTGGCCAGTCCGGCTCCCGGGTCGTAGAACCACTTCCACAGCAGGGAGCTGACCACCGGCGGAATCATCACCGGCAGGTAGACCAGGACCCGGAAGAGCCCCTTGGCGTGCCGGAGTTCGTTGAGCACCAGCGCCATGAGGAAGGGCACGGCGAAGCCGATGAACAGCGCCAGCAGGGTGAAGGTGAGTGTGTTGCGCCAGGCGGCGGCGAACTCGGGGTCGTCGAGGACCCGGGTGAAGTTGGCCGTGCCCACCCACTCGGGCTCGGAGCCCGGGGTGTACTTCTGGAACGCGATGATCACGGAGCGGATAGCCGGGTACCAGGAGAACAGCGCGAAGCAGAGCACGCCGCCCAGCAGGAAGCCGTAGGCTCTGGCCTGGTCGCCCAGTTTGCGGCGCAGGGGTGTCCCGGGCCCGGCGCTGCCGGTGACTCGCGTCGGTGCGGGCCTCTCGGTGCCGGCTGCGGAGGGGGGTTTGGCCGCCGTCGTCATCGCCGCCTCAGCCCCGGGC
This sequence is a window from Streptomyces sp. NBC_01775. Protein-coding genes within it:
- a CDS encoding carbohydrate ABC transporter permease, which gives rise to MTRTATPRVRTLVSPLTLAGPRGKAAYWAVFTGVVVLFALAFLFPVYWMVTGAMKSPDELVRTPPTLIPDRWHTDGYTGAWDLMDLPTHLWNTVVQASGAWVLQIVFCTAAAYALSKLKPVFGRVILGGILATLMVPVQALVVPKYLTVADLPFVHTSLLNDPLAIWLPAVANAFNLYLLKRFFDQIPRDVIEAAEIDGAGRLRTLWSIVLPMSRPVLGVVSIFALVAVWQDFLWPLMVFSQTDKQPISVALVQLSQNVPLTVLIGAMVIASIPMLVMFLVFQRHIIAGISAGSTKG
- a CDS encoding glycosyl hydrolase family 28-related protein, with amino-acid sequence MTHHGPPPLATVLRGLAALVCVLALGATAPVAGAAPGQSSAEAPAEPSARAGATAASAAKSALDVAGRGATVPFTELEAEEAATNGSVIGPDRTYTTLPSEASGRSAVRLDAAGEYVEFTLPKEANALTLRYAVPDSAQGTGLTAPAGLSADGQRLKDLELTSKYGWFYGSYPFTNTPGENPHHFYDETRALLGKTLKAGTKVRVTLPSTRVADWAVVDLADFELVPEPAAQPAGSLSVTDFGADASGGQDSTSAFQEAVDAGKAQGKEVWIPRGTFELTDHVVVDQVTLRGAGPWYSVLTGRHPTDRRRAAGIYGKYAEGGGYEGEIRPHEAGGPSRGVTLKDFAILGEITDRVDDDQVNAIGGAMSDSTVDNVWMQHTKVGAWMDGPMDNFTIKNSRILDQTADGVNFHWGVTGSSVENTFVRNTGDDGLAMWADTKTNEANSFTGNTVVLPILANAVAVYGGKDISVTDNVAGENLTNGGGLHVGNRYPGVSPGQGTDVRGTFTLARNTLLRAGNTDYGWPFPVGALWFDARNSPIDKADIQVTDTDILDSSYAAVHFVSGTTKGVRLRDVRIDETGTFALQLNDPGAASFKNVTATRVGFREPVYGCLGPNFTLTDEGGNSGWNEKLPATYCGEWPDPAAPARAPHRAR
- a CDS encoding glycoside hydrolase family 13 protein; translated protein: MEGSQAAADWWRSAVIYQVYVRSFADGDGDGTGDLTGVRERLPYLAELGIDALWFTPWYLSPMADGGYDVTDYRVIDPAFGTLTEAEKVISEARGMGLRTLVDIVPNHVSDQHSWFRAALAAGPRSPERALFHFREGRGGSGELPPNDWRSEFGGCAWTRVADGEWYLHLFAPGQPDLNWAHPAVRQEHEEVLRFWFERGVAGVRIDSAALPVKAPGLPDLTEGAPHPYIDRDELHEIYRSWRAVADEYGGIFVGEVWLPDHERFSRYLRPDELHTAFNLDFLARPWDPARLRASIDETLAAHAPVGAPATWVLCNHDVTRTVTRYGRADSGFDFAAKTFGTPTDLALGTRRARAAALLSLALPGTAYLYQGEELGLPEADIPLDRIQDPMHARSGGTDPGRDGCRVPLPWAAGAPHCGFGSAREPWLPQPAGWERYAADVQERDPGSMLSLYRAALRLRRSESGFGGQDMRWLPAPEGVLAFARGESVVCAVNFTGRPVAPPPHHALLLASAPLDGDGLLPPDTAVWLRV
- a CDS encoding carbohydrate ABC transporter permease, giving the protein MTTAAKPPSAAGTERPAPTRVTGSAGPGTPLRRKLGDQARAYGFLLGGVLCFALFSWYPAIRSVIIAFQKYTPGSEPEWVGTANFTRVLDDPEFAAAWRNTLTFTLLALFIGFAVPFLMALVLNELRHAKGLFRVLVYLPVMIPPVVSSLLWKWFYDPGAGLANEALRFAHLPTSNWSNGADTALVSLVLVATWANMGGTVLVYLAALQGIPGELYEAAELDGAGLLQRIRHVTVPQTRFIILMLMLLQIIATMQIFTEPFVITGGGPENSTVTVLYLIYKYAFLYNDFGGACALSVMLLLLLSAFSALYLRLTRTDD